GCTAACCTTCCTCACAACAGGGCCCAGTGTGGGCAAGGTGGGCGCCGCAGACGGGCCTGAGCCCGCATCAGGTGGGCGCTGGTCCCGCCCTGCCCCTCTCCTGCTGGTGCTTGGTGAGGAAGTATTTGAAGAACTCGTAGACTGACCAGGCAATGGCGGTGGAGGGCATCTGGTAGATGATGCGGGCCTGCACGCCCTTGAAGAAAGCGGGCACGCCGCCCAGTTGGTACACCGTTCTGAAGGCATTGGCCATGCCCGTGAGGTGCCCGCTGATGTTCAGCGAACTCAGCGCCACGTTCTCCTGCGTGTTCAGCAGGGTCTTGCAGACGTCCAGGGGGGTGGTGGCGGCTGCAGACACGGCCCCGGCCAAGGCGCCGGAAACGATGTGGGTCTGCGGCTGGTACTGTCTCTGCGGGTTGAGGCGCTCCTGCATGAACTCGTAGGTGATGAAATGAATGGCCTGGAAGGGGATGTTCATGGTGAGCTGCGTGCTGTAGCTGCGGTAGAAGGCAGCCAGCCCTTCGGTCCGGTGTACTGTGGTCACACAGTGCCACAGCCCTCGGTAGGGAGAGTTGTACATCTGCATCCGCTGCTTCACCACTGCAATGACCGGGGGGAGTGAGCAGTTGAGATCGTGCCAGGCATCACATTCAGAACAaagcaacaagaaaaaaaaaaaactttcaagtaCCTCTAGTTCTGGAAAATATTATCATCCTTTACAGTGTCAGATCCCATCATTTCCTTTTGTCCATCCAGTTTGGGTATTATGTGACTCAAATATTATTCACAAGTAACTATTtacaaataatattatttacatgtgactatttacaaataataaataatcatgttagtaaaacatgttttgtactTCATAAGTACATCTAAATAGGTAATGTAAtacaataatgtactgtactatgttTAAGTGCCATTAGGGTGCCACTTTAATTTTTCAGACTAGGTTTAGCTTTATCACTTATTTTAAGCTTAAAATTTCCTATTTATATCATTTTTAGGCCTAGGACATGCATGCTTACTCCAGTACATCATGCAACAGGCA
This genomic window from Lepisosteus oculatus isolate fLepOcu1 chromosome 2, fLepOcu1.hap2, whole genome shotgun sequence contains:
- the slc25a37 gene encoding mitoferrin-1 isoform X1, with translation MEWRSDPVAAALEMSESSEGRDGEPSEADGYESLPPTASLATHMTAGAVAGILEHSVMYPVDSVKTRMQSLQPDPKAQYRSVLEALRRMVHAEGLLRPLRGLNVTMLGAGPAHALYFACYERVKCSLSTIIQNGGNSHVANGIAGSVATVLHDAVMNPAEVVKQRMQMYNSPYRGLWHCVTTVHRTEGLAAFYRSYSTQLTMNIPFQAIHFITYEFMQERLNPQRQYQPQTHIVSGALAGAVSAAATTPLDVCKTLLNTQENVALSSLNISGHLTGMANAFRTVYQLGGVPAFFKGVQARIIYQMPSTAIAWSVYEFFKYFLTKHQQERGRAGPAPT
- the slc25a37 gene encoding mitoferrin-1 isoform X2; translated protein: MQSLQPDPKAQYRSVLEALRRMVHAEGLLRPLRGLNVTMLGAGPAHALYFACYERVKCSLSTIIQNGGNSHVANGIAGSVATVLHDAVMNPAEVVKQRMQMYNSPYRGLWHCVTTVHRTEGLAAFYRSYSTQLTMNIPFQAIHFITYEFMQERLNPQRQYQPQTHIVSGALAGAVSAAATTPLDVCKTLLNTQENVALSSLNISGHLTGMANAFRTVYQLGGVPAFFKGVQARIIYQMPSTAIAWSVYEFFKYFLTKHQQERGRAGPAPT